One genomic region from Methanomassiliicoccales archaeon encodes:
- a CDS encoding DUF2127 domain-containing protein: protein MENKEKTTEKPTALVCIVALMWIIQSFLRFVFGYLNATTPGGLLDVEVSSTTIQVISMMFFLLGILGFIAGFGLLLMRRWGLWITIMVSILTILFDVWGATIQLTAAIGLIVPAITLVVIFAIRTKISKS from the coding sequence ATGGAAAATAAAGAAAAGACAACGGAAAAACCGACTGCGCTCGTATGCATCGTGGCGCTCATGTGGATTATTCAGTCATTTTTGAGATTTGTCTTTGGATATCTTAATGCCACCACTCCAGGTGGCCTTTTGGACGTCGAAGTTTCTTCGACAACTATTCAAGTAATAAGCATGATGTTCTTCCTTCTTGGAATTCTGGGGTTCATAGCTGGCTTTGGACTATTGTTGATGAGGCGATGGGGATTATGGATAACGATTATGGTCAGCATTTTGACAATACTCTTTGACGTATGGGGGGCAACCATTCAATTGACAGCTGCAATTGGACTTATCGTTCCAGCGATAACTCTTGTGGTGATATTTGCCATCAGAACCAAAATTTCCAAGAGCTGA
- a CDS encoding GyrI-like domain-containing protein, translated as MTLSKLDLTVKYREYYTAESMPELVEFGCAQFLTIMGKGAPGSNEFTNKMEVLYSVAYAVKTFYKKQASDFVVPKLEGLWWVEFEKPVFEVSRDEWFWKLLIRMPEFVTSETVEKAKVEIMKKRNRELIKEVRFEEMIEGECVQIMHVGPYSTEPESLLKIRELMEENDLVENGPHHEIYLSDPRRVPVEQIKTILRQPVRKRA; from the coding sequence TTGACCTTATCAAAATTAGATTTGACTGTGAAATACAGGGAATATTATACAGCGGAATCAATGCCGGAATTGGTTGAGTTTGGCTGTGCGCAATTTTTAACGATTATGGGAAAGGGTGCTCCTGGCAGCAATGAATTTACGAACAAGATGGAGGTTCTCTATTCCGTCGCGTATGCTGTGAAAACCTTTTACAAGAAACAAGCTAGTGATTTTGTAGTCCCAAAACTTGAAGGTCTCTGGTGGGTTGAATTTGAAAAGCCAGTCTTTGAGGTCTCCCGTGACGAATGGTTTTGGAAGCTTCTTATCCGCATGCCAGAATTTGTGACTTCCGAGACAGTTGAAAAAGCGAAGGTCGAAATCATGAAAAAGAGAAATAGAGAATTGATCAAGGAAGTGCGATTTGAAGAGATGATCGAGGGAGAATGCGTTCAGATTATGCACGTTGGACCTTACTCAACAGAACCTGAATCGTTATTGAAAATAAGGGAATTAATGGAGGAAAACGACCTAGTAGAAAATGGGCCTCACCACGAAATCTATCTTTCCGACCCGAGACGGGTTCCTGTTGAGCAAATAAAGACAATATTGCGGCAACCCGTAAGAAAGCGGGCATAA
- a CDS encoding DNA alkylation repair protein, translated as MEYLSILEELKRLSNPNAVKGMARFGINPENTYGVSIPTLRRMARKIGKNHFLALQLWSSGIHEARILASMIDDPDQVTGNQMDLWIRDFDSWDVCDQCCMNLFSRTSVAWEKAVDWTDRESEFEKRAGFVLIACLAWYNKKTPDNDFMVFLPLIRRGASDNRNYVKKAVSWALRNIGKRSLYLNSKAIETAKEIQSMDSRSARWIASDAIRELTSEGVKKRLRAKEK; from the coding sequence ATGGAATATTTGAGCATACTTGAGGAATTAAAAAGGCTGTCTAACCCAAATGCTGTAAAAGGCATGGCACGGTTTGGTATCAATCCAGAGAACACTTACGGCGTTTCCATCCCAACCCTAAGGAGGATGGCTAGAAAAATTGGAAAAAATCATTTTCTCGCTCTGCAACTTTGGTCCTCAGGTATCCACGAAGCGCGAATACTTGCGAGCATGATTGATGATCCAGATCAAGTAACAGGAAATCAAATGGATCTGTGGATAAGAGATTTTGACTCATGGGATGTATGTGATCAATGTTGTATGAATTTATTTAGTAGGACATCCGTGGCATGGGAAAAGGCAGTAGATTGGACTGATCGCGAAAGCGAATTCGAAAAGCGCGCAGGTTTCGTCTTGATCGCGTGTCTTGCATGGTATAATAAGAAAACACCAGATAACGACTTTATGGTTTTTCTACCTCTGATAAGAAGGGGAGCTAGTGACAACAGGAATTATGTCAAAAAGGCAGTCAGCTGGGCGCTGAGGAACATTGGGAAAAGGAGTCTGTATCTGAATAGTAAAGCAATTGAAACAGCAAAAGAGATTCAATCCATGGATTCAAGAAGTGCCAGGTGGATCGCTTCAGACGCAATTCGAGAATTGACGAGTGAAGGAGTTAAGAAAAGGCTGCGGGCAAAAGAAAAATGA
- a CDS encoding YdhR family protein, translated as MEVVFILFKSNLPKEDVISNFKARADLYRSVPGLVQKYYIHDDKTGHFGGIHIFDSLESAEAFMSSALVKSIGNVQSSHEPPTIRLFHVDLVLHDRP; from the coding sequence ATGGAAGTGGTGTTCATCCTGTTCAAGAGCAACCTGCCGAAGGAAGATGTCATAAGTAACTTCAAGGCGAGGGCCGACCTGTACCGTTCCGTGCCCGGCCTGGTGCAGAAATATTACATCCATGATGATAAGACAGGTCATTTTGGTGGCATTCATATTTTCGATTCCCTGGAGTCCGCTGAGGCGTTCATGAGCTCAGCCCTGGTGAAGAGCATTGGCAATGTGCAAAGCTCCCACGAACCGCCGACCATACGATTATTCCACGTTGATCTGGTTCTCCATGACAGGCCATGA